The sequence CCGAAGGCGTGGATACCACGACGCCGGGCGGCACGCTGATCTTCCACCTGTTCGGAGCGCTCGCACAGTTCGAGCGCGACCTCATTCGTGAGCGTACCCGCGCCGGCCTGAAAGCAGCCGAGACGCGCGGCCGCAAAGGCGGTCGAAAACCGACGGTCACGCCCGACAAGCTCGCCCGGGCCCGGCTGCTGATCACCGGCGGGCTGAAGGTGCGCGAGGCTGCCGCGCGACTAAAGGTAGGAAAGTTAACGCTCTACAACGCGCTCGGCCGAACCGGAGCCGCTCAGCCAGAGTGAGTTCGCCGTTCGTTCTATTCTGGCGTACACCGCGTTTACAAACAAAACGCAGCAAAATCGTTGAACAAAGCTGCTTTCTGGCTGATTCTAGTGACGTTCGGGATAGTCGGGTGGTGGCGATGTCAGATTTGGTTCGATCGACGCTGGCTGGGATCAGGACGGTCGATGACATGGTGCGAGCGTTCAGCGACGAGGAGCGCTGCCGCCGCCTGATGGAAAGCATGATCTGGCCGACCGGGCGGGTCTGTCCGGCGTGTGGATACCGACGTTCGATCGCGCTCGCCGGGCGGGATATGGGGAATTGGCGGGCGAGACCCGGTCTCTACCAGTGCTCGAACGGCAGTTGCCGGTTCCAGTTCACGGTGACGACACGAACGCCGCTGCACTCTACCAAGCTGCCGCTCGCCACTTGGTTGAAGGCGCTGTGGCTGACCCTGCAATCCGATAAGGGGCTGTCGTCGGTGCGCCTGGCCGAGGCCCTCGGCGTGAGCCAACCCACGGCTTGGCGCATGGGGCACGCCCTGCGGCTGATGATGGCGCGCGAGACCCAGCTGGAGGGAACGGTCGAGATCGACGAATTTTATCTTGGCGGCCGTCCGCGCAAACAGCGGGACACACCGCCGGTCGGCCGTGGCCGGAAAGGCCAGAAGCGGACGACCAAGGCGTGCGTCCTCGCGGTGGTCGAACGACCGCGTGACGCGGAGATCGGGACGGTCGCGGGTGGCGCACGGGCCTCGGTGGTGGTCGACCTCTCTGCCGTCGAGACCGAACGAGTCCTCGAGAAGGAGGTCGACGTGGCCGCGACCCATCTGATGAGCGATGCGTGGAGCACCTTTGCCGCCGTCGGCCAGAGCTTCGCAGCGCACGATACGGTTCAGCATGCCAAGCGCGAATATGCGCGCGGCACGGTCCACGCCAATTCCGTCGAGGGGTTCAATTCCCGCGTCCGCCGTACCGTCGCCGGCGTGTTCCATCATATCAGTCCGGAGCACGCCGACCTCTACTTCCACGAGATGGGCTTCCGGTGGTCACAGCGCGTCGTCGCGGGCCAGACCACCCGCCGGTCACCCCGTGGACGGGAGCACGTTCGAACCCTCTGGGACCGCATCCCGCCTGCTATGCAACTCGTTGCGGTCCTCAGAACCGCCGTCGGCCGCCAACTCCGCCGAACCCGCAACGGCAGCATCTCGATCAAATCGCCAATCGCTGCGTTTTGCTTATAAACGCGGCGTACACGCAGCTAACTTTCGTGTAGCGACCCCCGATCGGCCGGTTACGCAGCAACGATGGATGCTAACTCTTCCGTAACTGTGCCCAGCTTATCGATCGGCCGGTTTGCCGCGCTGATCGAGCCATGACTGGGCCTCGGTTGCCACGGCTGGCACGTTGTCGCGCAGGGCGAGGTCGCGAGCGCGCTGGAGCCAGCCGACCGCGTCGCCGGGATCGTCGGATAGAGCTGCGCTCCGACCGGCACGCAGGAAAAGATCCGCCGCTGCCATCGCGTCGCCGCGGGCTTCCGCCGCGCCACCGGCGAGCGCCAGGGCGCGCGCCATTCCGCGATCATCGCCTAGCGCCCGGCGCCGGTCGGCTGCCTTAATGAATTCCTTCCCGGCGGCGATCGGGTCCCCCTGGCGAAGGGCTACCCGGCCGGAGAGCTCGTCCCGGTCGGCGCCGCTCGCCTCGTTCGGCGTCTGGCTAAGGGCGGCGAGAGCCGCCGCCAGTGCCGCGGTGTCGCCGTCGTCATCGGCCACCAGACCGGTGAGGAAGGTGGCGCGTGCCACTGTTTCGGCCGAGGCCGATGGCAGAAGCACGATCCGTGCCGCCTGATCCGCCGCGGCGCTTGCCACACCGGTGCGGTAAAGGGCGACGGCTTCGACAAGTTCCAGGTCGGCCGGAACCTCGGCGCCGCGGCGGACGAGTTCGCCACGGGTCGAACGGGAAACATCGAGTGCCGTGGCCGGGTGGCCACGGTTGAGCTCGACGATGGCGAGGTTGTAGCCCCCGTCACCAATCCCTTGCAGGTCGTCGCGCCGAAAGGCCTGGTCGAGCGCCTGGCGGTAGAGCGTCGCCGCCTGATCCGACCGGCCCTGTCCGTAAGCGAGGCGGGCCAGCCGTTCGGTCTGCACGAATGCCGGATCGCTCGGGGGTGGCGGGGAAGAACCACCGCAACCCGCGAGCGCCGACAGCGCGCCCAGGGCGAGCATGCTAAGCGCGAACGTGGGACGGCAGTTCACGGCCGCGCCTCCACTGGCGATAATCGCTGACCGAGCTCACTCTGCCCGTCTCCACCGCCGCCAAGCACCCAGAGCGAGCGGAGCTGAACCAGCAGGCGCTCCAGTTCCAGCGTCGTCTGCTGTGTCTGGGTAACCAGTGCCGGCAACGCCGGTGTCGCCTGACTGAGGTCGCGGCTGACGACGCGCAGCGAGGCAAGTGACTGATCGACGTTGGCGACGATGTGCGGGATCGCTCCCGTCTGCTCGCTCACCGACCGGCTCACCACGCTGAGGTTCTTGGTGATCGTCTCCAACTCGCGGGTGATCGTTTGCACCTGCCCCGCCGCGGTGCTCACCGATGCCACCGCTCGGCGCAACTCGTCCTCGGTGCGCTTATCGGCAACCAGCATGCCTGCGGCCCCCTTTCCTTCGGCGATCGTCCGGCTGATGCTGCTGACGTTGGCCAGAACCTGGTTGAGCGGCCCGTCCGGGGATCGCAATTGCGTGGCGAAGTCGGCCAGCGCGGTCACCGCTCGCCCGGTCTGATCGATGATCGGCAGGATCCGTTCCCGCAGGTCGGTGATCAGCGCGCCGAGATCCTCGGTGGGGGCGCGATCGACCTTCGCTTCGATCACGGCAAATTTCCAGTCGAGAGGCTCGTCCGTACCGCGGGTGATCTCGAGATAAGCGGCACCGGCAATGCCGAACTGCTTGCGGATGTAGGCCGCGGAGTCGCGACGGACGAACCCCCGCATGTCGTTATTGATCTCCGCCTCGGCGTAAAAGCTCTGCTTGGGATCGATGACGATGCGGCTGACTTGACCCGCATTGGTGCCGAGGATCTCGACGGACGCGCCGGCCGACAGCCCGAACAGGCCTTGCGCCGGAAGCACGATCTTCAGATGTGCCGGCGGATTGAGCCAACGATTGATGATCCCGCCCTCGAGCACGGCGAGGACCACGACAACGACCGCGAAAAGCACGAGGGCGCCGACGGCTTCGTTGGCGTAACGGCCTCGCTGGAAGACCCGGCTCATCGCCGATCTCCGACGCTCTGAAATGACGCCCGATAGAGAACATCGCGAAGCCGGTAGCGCTCGGTTGCCGGCACGCTGTCGTCCGCCCAGACTGCCCGGTCTTCGGTGAACCAGAGCACGGCGGCATCCCGGTCGCGGGCCCGGCGGATGACGTTGACCAGCGGTTCGATAACGCTCTCGCCCAATCCCAGCGTTGGCTCCTCGAGGATTACCAGGGCCGGCCGGCCGAGGAACGCGCGCACGCAGGCGGCGCGCTGCCGATCGCTTGCATCGACCTGTGTCGGCAGGCCGACCGGTATGCCCGGCAGGCCGAAACGCACCGCGAGATCGACGGCGTCGGCCTTCAGCTCGGCAATCGGTCGCCGCGTGTGGTAGCGGTGTGCCAGGAGGATATTGTCAAAAACTGGCAAGTTCTCGATCCAGTTGCCGTGACGCAGGACGTGGCCGATGCGGCCGCGCATCGCATCCGCGTGCGATGGCGGCAATGCGGCCCAATTACGACCGAGGAAGCTGACACTGCCGCCCAAAGGCGCCGCCAGTCCGGTCGCGAGATCGATCAGCGTCGCTGCCTGTCGCCAGTCGCTAACGTCAATCAGTAGCAACGATCCTGCGGCAACGCTGAGGGTAAGGGGCGTCTTGACGTGGGCGGCGTGGCCTGCAGGCGGGTCCGCCTCCCGGAAGTCGAGGACAATCGGTTGAATCGGCCGGGACGGGGTACCGTTGCCGTCCATTCGCTTCGCCCCCTAAAGCAACACGCTCATCAGACCGCTGATCAGGAATACGGCCAGGACTGCGGTGAAGAAACCTCGGGTGATCAGCTCCCGGACCTCCAGGTGCCGGGCATCGGCATCAAAGACCACCAGCGTGCTGACGATACCGAGAGCGAAGCCGATGGTCAGCGTCTTCAATGGAAGGATAACGAAGTCCGTGGCGGTCATCGCTTGCAGGACGGTATCGAGAAAGGCGAAGAGCGAGCGCTGTGACACGCCAAGCGCATAGCCGAACAGGTGCCCGAGGACGAGCGCCGTGACCACGAAGACGATCGTTAAGGAAAACTGGCTGAGTGCCAGCGCCACCACCCGCGGCATGACCAAGTAGCGGAACGGATCGATCCCCTGAAGCGCGAGCATCCGCACCTGGCCGTCGCGGCGCATCAAGCTCAGATCGATCATCATCGCCGTGGCACTGCGCCCGACGAGAATGAGGCCCATGATCACCGGTGCAACCTCGCGGATCAACAGTAGGACCA is a genomic window of Rhodospirillales bacterium containing:
- a CDS encoding IS1595 family transposase, giving the protein MSDLVRSTLAGIRTVDDMVRAFSDEERCRRLMESMIWPTGRVCPACGYRRSIALAGRDMGNWRARPGLYQCSNGSCRFQFTVTTRTPLHSTKLPLATWLKALWLTLQSDKGLSSVRLAEALGVSQPTAWRMGHALRLMMARETQLEGTVEIDEFYLGGRPRKQRDTPPVGRGRKGQKRTTKACVLAVVERPRDAEIGTVAGGARASVVVDLSAVETERVLEKEVDVAATHLMSDAWSTFAAVGQSFAAHDTVQHAKREYARGTVHANSVEGFNSRVRRTVAGVFHHISPEHADLYFHEMGFRWSQRVVAGQTTRRSPRGREHVRTLWDRIPPAMQLVAVLRTAVGRQLRRTRNGSISIKSPIAAFCL
- a CDS encoding ABC transporter permease — translated: MSLRVRLLLAMTGRPIVGLIRWILAAAGMAAAVCLVGAQPASWRAPVKAEFMRTMTQAGVSGLRAAMISGALFGVAMVMQASYWLSVTGQLDLVGRVLVLLLIREVAPVIMGLILVGRSATAMMIDLSLMRRDGQVRMLALQGIDPFRYLVMPRVVALALSQFSLTIVFVVTALVLGHLFGYALGVSQRSLFAFLDTVLQAMTATDFVILPLKTLTIGFALGIVSTLVVFDADARHLEVRELITRGFFTAVLAVFLISGLMSVLL
- a CDS encoding recombinase family protein, with amino-acid sequence MALIGYARVSTAEQDAALQLDALSAAGCDPLFEDHASGAKADRPGLAEALSYGRSGDTLVVWKLDRLGRSMAHLIDTVRWLEAKGVGFRSLTEGVDTTTPGGTLIFHLFGALAQFERDLIRERTRAGLKAAETRGRKGGRKPTVTPDKLARARLLITGGLKVREAAARLKVGKLTLYNALGRTGAAQPE
- a CDS encoding MCE family protein, whose product is MSRVFQRGRYANEAVGALVLFAVVVVVLAVLEGGIINRWLNPPAHLKIVLPAQGLFGLSAGASVEILGTNAGQVSRIVIDPKQSFYAEAEINNDMRGFVRRDSAAYIRKQFGIAGAAYLEITRGTDEPLDWKFAVIEAKVDRAPTEDLGALITDLRERILPIIDQTGRAVTALADFATQLRSPDGPLNQVLANVSSISRTIAEGKGAAGMLVADKRTEDELRRAVASVSTAAGQVQTITRELETITKNLSVVSRSVSEQTGAIPHIVANVDQSLASLRVVSRDLSQATPALPALVTQTQQTTLELERLLVQLRSLWVLGGGGDGQSELGQRLSPVEARP
- a CDS encoding organic solvent ABC transporter ATP-binding protein, with protein sequence MDGNGTPSRPIQPIVLDFREADPPAGHAAHVKTPLTLSVAAGSLLLIDVSDWRQAATLIDLATGLAAPLGGSVSFLGRNWAALPPSHADAMRGRIGHVLRHGNWIENLPVFDNILLAHRYHTRRPIAELKADAVDLAVRFGLPGIPVGLPTQVDASDRQRAACVRAFLGRPALVILEEPTLGLGESVIEPLVNVIRRARDRDAAVLWFTEDRAVWADDSVPATERYRLRDVLYRASFQSVGDRR